A stretch of Eubalaena glacialis isolate mEubGla1 chromosome 10, mEubGla1.1.hap2.+ XY, whole genome shotgun sequence DNA encodes these proteins:
- the DNAJC4 gene encoding dnaJ homolog subfamily C member 4 isoform X5 — MLPLRLRRLWPHSPPTRFFAAAARQRSGPSNYYELLGVHPGASAEEVKRAFFSKSKELHPDRDPRNPALHNRFVELSEAYQVLSHEQSRRSYDHQLRSAASPKCPGTTAHPRSAHQAHSSSWAPPNAKYWAQFHEVRPQGPESRQQQHKHNRRVLGCCLLIMLAGMGLHYVAFRKLEQMHRSFMDEKDRIITAIYNDTRARARANRARPLEQRQGQQLQPPPRPPQGPGIVPPRPSP; from the exons ATGCTGCCCCTGCGCCTGCGCCGGCTGTGGCCCCACAGCCCTCCCACTCGGTTCTTCGCAGCGGCCGCCCGGCAGCG GTCTGGCCCCAGTAACTACTATGAACTGTTGGGGGTGCATCCTGGTGCCAGCGCTGAAGAAGTTAAACGAGCTTTCTTCTCCAAGTCCAAAGAG ctgcACCCTGACCGGGACCCCAGGAACCCAGCCCTGCACAACCGCTTTGTGGAGCTGAGTGAAGCATACCAAGTGCTGAGCCATGAGCAGAGCCGCCGCAGCTATGACCACCAGCTCCGCTCGGCAGCTTCCCCAAAGTGTCCAGGAACCACAGCCCATCCCAGGTCTGCTCATCAGGCACACAG CAGCTCCTGGGCACCCCCCAATGCAAAATACTGGGCCCAGTTTCATGAAGTGAGGCCTCAGGGACCAGAGTCAAGGCAGCAGCAGCACAAGCACAACCGGCGGGTGCTGGGGTGCTGCCTCCTCATCATGCTGGCAGGCATGGGCCTGCACTATGTTGCCTTCAG GAAGCTGGAACAGATGCATCGTAGCTTCATGGATGAAAAGGATCGGATCATCACAGCCATCTACAATGACACTCGGGCCCGGGCCAG GGCCAACAGAGCCAGGCCCCTGGAGCAACGGCAGGGGCAGCAGCTGCAGCCACCACCCAGGCCTCCTCAAGGCCCCGGGATCgtgcccccccgccccagcccctga
- the LOC133099722 gene encoding translation initiation factor IF-2 — MPQGEGSHASRGGAPGVGAGRGTETGGTSELVPVEGGAPGRGAGLGLVRDGDRPLEEEREQAEGEASGLETEGEGAQAPGARPQPVSGVATVQEKGSSPVGGGTTGPGAEPRPLKGGAKEPSEGVGPGNGPGRPRGGGLRGGRAWGRGRPRTPPGEVVWVERARRPPDTGPVWVPRRPPRAQSWGGASGGGTGPAWGVPPEDRGSPEPPSGDVWVPRGRPPAAAAEVWVCWAGGNWVWREWGRPVGATAAQPDRVWTLRKGTGGN, encoded by the coding sequence ATGCCGCAGGGGGAGGGTTCTCACGCCTCACGGGGCGGGGCTCCGGGAGTCGGGGCGGGACGTGGAACGGAGACGGGCGGGACCTCTGAGCTTGTGCCGGTGGAAGGCGGAGCTccagggcggggggcggggttAGGACTGGTGAGGGACGGAGACCGGCCCTTGGAGGAGGAGCGGGAACAGGCGGAAGGAGAAGCCTCGGGTTTGGAGACCGAGGGGGaaggagcccaggcaccggggGCGCGGCCTCAGCCGGTGAGTGGCGTGGCTACAGTTCAGGAAAAGGGGTCTAGTCCTGTCGGGGGCGGGACTACAGGGCCGGGGGCGGAACCACGCCCCCTAAAGGGTGGGGCTAAGGAGCCCAGCGAAGGGGTAGGCCCAGGTAATGGCCCGGGGCGTCCACGCGGGGGCGGTCTCCGTGGTGGCCGTGCCTGGGGACGCGGTAGGCCGAGAACTCCCCCGGGAGAGGTGGTGTGGGTGGAGCGGGCTCGGCGGCCACCCGACACGGGGCCAGTCTGGGTGCCCCGCAGGCCCCCGAGGGCTCAGAGTTGGGGCGGCGCCTCGGGCGGAGGCACAGGACCAGCCTGGGGGGTACCCCCGGAGGACAGGGGCTCCCCGGAGCCACCCAGTGGCGACGTGTGGGTGCCTCGGGGCCGACCCCCTGCGGCAGCCGCAGAGGTGTGGGTGTGCTGGGCGGGAGGCAATTGGGTGTGGCGTGAATGGGGTCGCCCGGTTGGGGCAACTGCTGCGCAGCCAGATAGGGTTTGGACTTTGCGGAAAGGGACGGGGGGGAATTGA
- the DNAJC4 gene encoding dnaJ homolog subfamily C member 4 isoform X9 produces the protein MRSGPSNYYELLGVHPGASAEEVKRAFFSKSKELHPDRDPRNPALHNRFVELSEAYQVLSHEQSRRSYDHQLRSAASPKCPGTTAHPRSAHQAHSSSWAPPNAKYWAQFHEVRPQGPESRQQQHKHNRRVLGCCLLIMLAGMGLHYVAFRKLEQMHRSFMDEKDRIITAIYNDTRARARANRARPLEQRQGQQLQPPPRPPQGPGIVPPRPSP, from the exons ATGAG GTCTGGCCCCAGTAACTACTATGAACTGTTGGGGGTGCATCCTGGTGCCAGCGCTGAAGAAGTTAAACGAGCTTTCTTCTCCAAGTCCAAAGAG ctgcACCCTGACCGGGACCCCAGGAACCCAGCCCTGCACAACCGCTTTGTGGAGCTGAGTGAAGCATACCAAGTGCTGAGCCATGAGCAGAGCCGCCGCAGCTATGACCACCAGCTCCGCTCGGCAGCTTCCCCAAAGTGTCCAGGAACCACAGCCCATCCCAGGTCTGCTCATCAGGCACACAG CAGCTCCTGGGCACCCCCCAATGCAAAATACTGGGCCCAGTTTCATGAAGTGAGGCCTCAGGGACCAGAGTCAAGGCAGCAGCAGCACAAGCACAACCGGCGGGTGCTGGGGTGCTGCCTCCTCATCATGCTGGCAGGCATGGGCCTGCACTATGTTGCCTTCAG GAAGCTGGAACAGATGCATCGTAGCTTCATGGATGAAAAGGATCGGATCATCACAGCCATCTACAATGACACTCGGGCCCGGGCCAG GGCCAACAGAGCCAGGCCCCTGGAGCAACGGCAGGGGCAGCAGCTGCAGCCACCACCCAGGCCTCCTCAAGGCCCCGGGATCgtgcccccccgccccagcccctga
- the FKBP2 gene encoding peptidyl-prolyl cis-trans isomerase FKBP2 isoform X2: protein MRLSWVLTVLSICLSALVTAAGAEGKRKLQIGVKKRVDHCPIKSRKGDVLHMHYTGKLEDGTEFDSSLPQNQPFVFSLGTGQVIKGWDQGLLGMCEGEKRKLVIPSELGYGERGAPPKIPGGATLVFEVELLKIERRSEL from the exons ATGAGGCTGAGCTGGGTGCTGACAGTATTGTCCATCTGCCTGAGTGCCCTGGTCACGGCCGCCGGGGCCGAGGGCAAACGGAAGCTGCAGATCGGAGTCAAGAAACGGGTAGACCACTGTCCCATCAAATCACGCAAAGGGGACGTCCTGCACATGCACTACACG GGTAAGCTGGAAGATGGAACAGAGTTTGACAGCAGCCTGCCCCAGAACCAGCCCTTTGTCTTCTCCCTGGGCACGGGCCAGGTCATCAAGGGCTGGGACCAGGGGCTCCTAGG GATGTGTGAGGGGGAAAAGCGGAAGCTGGTGATCCCATCAGAGCTAG GGTATGGAGAGCGGGGAGCTCCCCCAAAGATTCCAG GCGGTGCAACCTTGGTGTTCGAGGTGGAGCTGCTCAAAATCGAGCGACGTTCAGAACTGTAG
- the VEGFB gene encoding vascular endothelial growth factor B isoform X2 — translation MSPLLRRLLLAALLQLAPAQGPVSQPDAPGHQKKVVSWIDVYARATCQPREVVVPLTMELMGTVAKQLVPSCVTVQRCGGCCPDDGLECVPTGQHQVRMQILMIRYPSSQLGEMSLEEHSQCECRPKKPESAVKLDRCRKLRR, via the exons ATGAGCCCCCTGCTCCGCCGCCTGCTGCTCGCCGCGCTCCTGCAGCTGGCCCCCGCCCAG GGCCCGGTCTCCCAGCCTGATGCCCCTGGCCATCAGAAGAAAG tggtgTCATGGATAGACGTGTATGCTCGTGCCACCTGCCAGCCGCGGGAGGTGGTGGTGCCCCTGACCATGGAGCTCATGGGCACTGTGGCCAAGCAACTGGTGCCCAGCTGCGTGACGGTGCAGCGCTGTGGCGGCTGCTGCCCTGACGACGGCCTGGAGTGTGTGCCCACTGGGCAGCACCAAGTCCGAATGCAG ATCCTCATGATCCGGTACCCAAGCAGTCAGCTGGGGGAGATGTCCCTGGAAGAACACAGCCAGTGTGAATGCAG ACCAAAAAAACCTGAGAGTGCTGTGAAGCTGGACAG GTGCCGGAAGCTGCGAAGGTGA
- the VEGFB gene encoding vascular endothelial growth factor B isoform X1: MSPLLRRLLLAALLQLAPAQGPVSQPDAPGHQKKVVSWIDVYARATCQPREVVVPLTMELMGTVAKQLVPSCVTVQRCGGCCPDDGLECVPTGQHQVRMQILMIRYPSSQLGEMSLEEHSQCECRPKKPESAVKLDSPRPLCPRCPQRRQRPDPRTCHCRCRRRSFLRCQGRGLELNPDTCRCRKLRR; encoded by the exons ATGAGCCCCCTGCTCCGCCGCCTGCTGCTCGCCGCGCTCCTGCAGCTGGCCCCCGCCCAG GGCCCGGTCTCCCAGCCTGATGCCCCTGGCCATCAGAAGAAAG tggtgTCATGGATAGACGTGTATGCTCGTGCCACCTGCCAGCCGCGGGAGGTGGTGGTGCCCCTGACCATGGAGCTCATGGGCACTGTGGCCAAGCAACTGGTGCCCAGCTGCGTGACGGTGCAGCGCTGTGGCGGCTGCTGCCCTGACGACGGCCTGGAGTGTGTGCCCACTGGGCAGCACCAAGTCCGAATGCAG ATCCTCATGATCCGGTACCCAAGCAGTCAGCTGGGGGAGATGTCCCTGGAAGAACACAGCCAGTGTGAATGCAG ACCAAAAAAACCTGAGAGTGCTGTGAAGCTGGACAG ccccaggcccctcTGCCCACGCTGCCCCCAGCGCCGCCAGCGCCCTGACCCCCGGACCTGCCACTGCCGCTGCCGACGCCGCAGCTTCCTCCGTTGTCAAGGGCGGGGCTTAGAGCTCAACCCAGACACCTGCAG GTGCCGGAAGCTGCGAAGGTGA
- the DNAJC4 gene encoding dnaJ homolog subfamily C member 4 isoform X7 — translation MRFGSLSTGLAPVTTMNCWGCILVPALKKLNELSSPSPKRIGHGKGDEGSPAPPQLHPDRDPRNPALHNRFVELSEAYQVLSHEQSRRSYDHQLRSAASPKCPGTTAHPRSAHQAHSSSWAPPNAKYWAQFHEVRPQGPESRQQQHKHNRRVLGCCLLIMLAGMGLHYVAFRKLEQMHRSFMDEKDRIITAIYNDTRARARANRARPLEQRQGQQLQPPPRPPQGPGIVPPRPSP, via the exons ATGAG GTTTGGGTCTCTCTCCACAGGTCTGGCCCCAGTAACTACTATGAACTGTTGGGGGTGCATCCTGGTGCCAGCGCTGAAGAAGTTAAACGAGCTTTCTTCTCCAAGTCCAAAGAG GATAGGTCATGGGAAGGGAGATGAGGGGagtcctgccccaccccagctgcACCCTGACCGGGACCCCAGGAACCCAGCCCTGCACAACCGCTTTGTGGAGCTGAGTGAAGCATACCAAGTGCTGAGCCATGAGCAGAGCCGCCGCAGCTATGACCACCAGCTCCGCTCGGCAGCTTCCCCAAAGTGTCCAGGAACCACAGCCCATCCCAGGTCTGCTCATCAGGCACACAG CAGCTCCTGGGCACCCCCCAATGCAAAATACTGGGCCCAGTTTCATGAAGTGAGGCCTCAGGGACCAGAGTCAAGGCAGCAGCAGCACAAGCACAACCGGCGGGTGCTGGGGTGCTGCCTCCTCATCATGCTGGCAGGCATGGGCCTGCACTATGTTGCCTTCAG GAAGCTGGAACAGATGCATCGTAGCTTCATGGATGAAAAGGATCGGATCATCACAGCCATCTACAATGACACTCGGGCCCGGGCCAG GGCCAACAGAGCCAGGCCCCTGGAGCAACGGCAGGGGCAGCAGCTGCAGCCACCACCCAGGCCTCCTCAAGGCCCCGGGATCgtgcccccccgccccagcccctga
- the FKBP2 gene encoding peptidyl-prolyl cis-trans isomerase FKBP2 isoform X1 has translation MTRLRRDGSTTGVDSGGAARRNMRLSWVLTVLSICLSALVTAAGAEGKRKLQIGVKKRVDHCPIKSRKGDVLHMHYTGKLEDGTEFDSSLPQNQPFVFSLGTGQVIKGWDQGLLGMCEGEKRKLVIPSELGYGERGAPPKIPGGATLVFEVELLKIERRSEL, from the exons ATGACGCGCCTGCGCAGAGACGGCAGCACGACTGGGGTTGACTCCGGGGGCGCGGCGaggag AAACATGAGGCTGAGCTGGGTGCTGACAGTATTGTCCATCTGCCTGAGTGCCCTGGTCACGGCCGCCGGGGCCGAGGGCAAACGGAAGCTGCAGATCGGAGTCAAGAAACGGGTAGACCACTGTCCCATCAAATCACGCAAAGGGGACGTCCTGCACATGCACTACACG GGTAAGCTGGAAGATGGAACAGAGTTTGACAGCAGCCTGCCCCAGAACCAGCCCTTTGTCTTCTCCCTGGGCACGGGCCAGGTCATCAAGGGCTGGGACCAGGGGCTCCTAGG GATGTGTGAGGGGGAAAAGCGGAAGCTGGTGATCCCATCAGAGCTAG GGTATGGAGAGCGGGGAGCTCCCCCAAAGATTCCAG GCGGTGCAACCTTGGTGTTCGAGGTGGAGCTGCTCAAAATCGAGCGACGTTCAGAACTGTAG
- the DNAJC4 gene encoding dnaJ homolog subfamily C member 4 isoform X4, with protein MSPCRFGSLSTGLAPVTTMNCWGCILVPALKKLNELSSPSPKRIGHGKGDEGSPAPPQLHPDRDPRNPALHNRFVELSEAYQVLSHEQSRRSYDHQLRSAASPKCPGTTAHPRSAHQAHSSSWAPPNAKYWAQFHEVRPQGPESRQQQHKHNRRVLGCCLLIMLAGMGLHYVAFRKLEQMHRSFMDEKDRIITAIYNDTRARARANRARPLEQRQGQQLQPPPRPPQGPGIVPPRPSP; from the exons ATGAG CCCCTGCAGGTTTGGGTCTCTCTCCACAGGTCTGGCCCCAGTAACTACTATGAACTGTTGGGGGTGCATCCTGGTGCCAGCGCTGAAGAAGTTAAACGAGCTTTCTTCTCCAAGTCCAAAGAG GATAGGTCATGGGAAGGGAGATGAGGGGagtcctgccccaccccagctgcACCCTGACCGGGACCCCAGGAACCCAGCCCTGCACAACCGCTTTGTGGAGCTGAGTGAAGCATACCAAGTGCTGAGCCATGAGCAGAGCCGCCGCAGCTATGACCACCAGCTCCGCTCGGCAGCTTCCCCAAAGTGTCCAGGAACCACAGCCCATCCCAGGTCTGCTCATCAGGCACACAG CAGCTCCTGGGCACCCCCCAATGCAAAATACTGGGCCCAGTTTCATGAAGTGAGGCCTCAGGGACCAGAGTCAAGGCAGCAGCAGCACAAGCACAACCGGCGGGTGCTGGGGTGCTGCCTCCTCATCATGCTGGCAGGCATGGGCCTGCACTATGTTGCCTTCAG GAAGCTGGAACAGATGCATCGTAGCTTCATGGATGAAAAGGATCGGATCATCACAGCCATCTACAATGACACTCGGGCCCGGGCCAG GGCCAACAGAGCCAGGCCCCTGGAGCAACGGCAGGGGCAGCAGCTGCAGCCACCACCCAGGCCTCCTCAAGGCCCCGGGATCgtgcccccccgccccagcccctga
- the DNAJC4 gene encoding dnaJ homolog subfamily C member 4 isoform X6 translates to MLPLRLRRLWPHSPPTRFFAAAARQRSGPSNYYELLGVHPGASAEEVKRAFFSKSKELHPDRDPRNPALHNRFVELSEAYQVLSHEQSRRSYDHQLRSAASPKCPGTTAHPRSAHQAHSSWAPPNAKYWAQFHEVRPQGPESRQQQHKHNRRVLGCCLLIMLAGMGLHYVAFRKLEQMHRSFMDEKDRIITAIYNDTRARARANRARPLEQRQGQQLQPPPRPPQGPGIVPPRPSP, encoded by the exons ATGCTGCCCCTGCGCCTGCGCCGGCTGTGGCCCCACAGCCCTCCCACTCGGTTCTTCGCAGCGGCCGCCCGGCAGCG GTCTGGCCCCAGTAACTACTATGAACTGTTGGGGGTGCATCCTGGTGCCAGCGCTGAAGAAGTTAAACGAGCTTTCTTCTCCAAGTCCAAAGAG ctgcACCCTGACCGGGACCCCAGGAACCCAGCCCTGCACAACCGCTTTGTGGAGCTGAGTGAAGCATACCAAGTGCTGAGCCATGAGCAGAGCCGCCGCAGCTATGACCACCAGCTCCGCTCGGCAGCTTCCCCAAAGTGTCCAGGAACCACAGCCCATCCCAGGTCTGCTCATCAGGCACACAG CTCCTGGGCACCCCCCAATGCAAAATACTGGGCCCAGTTTCATGAAGTGAGGCCTCAGGGACCAGAGTCAAGGCAGCAGCAGCACAAGCACAACCGGCGGGTGCTGGGGTGCTGCCTCCTCATCATGCTGGCAGGCATGGGCCTGCACTATGTTGCCTTCAG GAAGCTGGAACAGATGCATCGTAGCTTCATGGATGAAAAGGATCGGATCATCACAGCCATCTACAATGACACTCGGGCCCGGGCCAG GGCCAACAGAGCCAGGCCCCTGGAGCAACGGCAGGGGCAGCAGCTGCAGCCACCACCCAGGCCTCCTCAAGGCCCCGGGATCgtgcccccccgccccagcccctga
- the DNAJC4 gene encoding dnaJ homolog subfamily C member 4 isoform X8 has product MNCWGCILVPALKKLNELSSPSPKRIGHGKGDEGSPAPPQLHPDRDPRNPALHNRFVELSEAYQVLSHEQSRRSYDHQLRSAASPKCPGTTAHPRSAHQAHSSSWAPPNAKYWAQFHEVRPQGPESRQQQHKHNRRVLGCCLLIMLAGMGLHYVAFRKLEQMHRSFMDEKDRIITAIYNDTRARARANRARPLEQRQGQQLQPPPRPPQGPGIVPPRPSP; this is encoded by the exons ATGAACTGTTGGGGGTGCATCCTGGTGCCAGCGCTGAAGAAGTTAAACGAGCTTTCTTCTCCAAGTCCAAAGAG GATAGGTCATGGGAAGGGAGATGAGGGGagtcctgccccaccccagctgcACCCTGACCGGGACCCCAGGAACCCAGCCCTGCACAACCGCTTTGTGGAGCTGAGTGAAGCATACCAAGTGCTGAGCCATGAGCAGAGCCGCCGCAGCTATGACCACCAGCTCCGCTCGGCAGCTTCCCCAAAGTGTCCAGGAACCACAGCCCATCCCAGGTCTGCTCATCAGGCACACAG CAGCTCCTGGGCACCCCCCAATGCAAAATACTGGGCCCAGTTTCATGAAGTGAGGCCTCAGGGACCAGAGTCAAGGCAGCAGCAGCACAAGCACAACCGGCGGGTGCTGGGGTGCTGCCTCCTCATCATGCTGGCAGGCATGGGCCTGCACTATGTTGCCTTCAG GAAGCTGGAACAGATGCATCGTAGCTTCATGGATGAAAAGGATCGGATCATCACAGCCATCTACAATGACACTCGGGCCCGGGCCAG GGCCAACAGAGCCAGGCCCCTGGAGCAACGGCAGGGGCAGCAGCTGCAGCCACCACCCAGGCCTCCTCAAGGCCCCGGGATCgtgcccccccgccccagcccctga
- the DNAJC4 gene encoding dnaJ homolog subfamily C member 4 isoform X3: MCGGGASPLVRTFRPVGVVWVSKPMRVWTRGLNRSRKRRPPRGVSARLPSCCPCACAGCGPTALPLGSSQRPPGSGLAPVTTMNCWGCILVPALKKLNELSSPSPKRIGHGKGDEGSPAPPQLHPDRDPRNPALHNRFVELSEAYQVLSHEQSRRSYDHQLRSAASPKCPGTTAHPRSAHQAHRKLEQMHRSFMDEKDRIITAIYNDTRARARANRARPLEQRQGQQLQPPPRPPQGPGIVPPRPSP, translated from the exons ATGTGCGGGGGCGGGGCTTCGCCGCTGGTCCGCACCTTCAGGCCCGTGGGCGTGGTCTGGGTGTCTAAGCCAATGAGAGTGTGGACGCGGGGCCTGAATAGGAGCAGGAAACGGCGGCCGCCGAGGGGGGTCT CTGCCCGCCTGCCTTCATGCTGCCCCTGCGCCTGCGCCGGCTGTGGCCCCACAGCCCTCCCACTCGGTTCTTCGCAGCGGCCGCCCGGCAGCG GTCTGGCCCCAGTAACTACTATGAACTGTTGGGGGTGCATCCTGGTGCCAGCGCTGAAGAAGTTAAACGAGCTTTCTTCTCCAAGTCCAAAGAG GATAGGTCATGGGAAGGGAGATGAGGGGagtcctgccccaccccagctgcACCCTGACCGGGACCCCAGGAACCCAGCCCTGCACAACCGCTTTGTGGAGCTGAGTGAAGCATACCAAGTGCTGAGCCATGAGCAGAGCCGCCGCAGCTATGACCACCAGCTCCGCTCGGCAGCTTCCCCAAAGTGTCCAGGAACCACAGCCCATCCCAGGTCTGCTCATCAGGCACACAG GAAGCTGGAACAGATGCATCGTAGCTTCATGGATGAAAAGGATCGGATCATCACAGCCATCTACAATGACACTCGGGCCCGGGCCAG GGCCAACAGAGCCAGGCCCCTGGAGCAACGGCAGGGGCAGCAGCTGCAGCCACCACCCAGGCCTCCTCAAGGCCCCGGGATCgtgcccccccgccccagcccctga
- the DNAJC4 gene encoding dnaJ homolog subfamily C member 4 isoform X1: MCGGGASPLVRTFRPVGVVWVSKPMRVWTRGLNRSRKRRPPRGVSARLPSCCPCACAGCGPTALPLGSSQRPPGSGLAPVTTMNCWGCILVPALKKLNELSSPSPKRIGHGKGDEGSPAPPQLHPDRDPRNPALHNRFVELSEAYQVLSHEQSRRSYDHQLRSAASPKCPGTTAHPRSAHQAHSSSWAPPNAKYWAQFHEVRPQGPESRQQQHKHNRRVLGCCLLIMLAGMGLHYVAFRKLEQMHRSFMDEKDRIITAIYNDTRARARANRARPLEQRQGQQLQPPPRPPQGPGIVPPRPSP, encoded by the exons ATGTGCGGGGGCGGGGCTTCGCCGCTGGTCCGCACCTTCAGGCCCGTGGGCGTGGTCTGGGTGTCTAAGCCAATGAGAGTGTGGACGCGGGGCCTGAATAGGAGCAGGAAACGGCGGCCGCCGAGGGGGGTCT CTGCCCGCCTGCCTTCATGCTGCCCCTGCGCCTGCGCCGGCTGTGGCCCCACAGCCCTCCCACTCGGTTCTTCGCAGCGGCCGCCCGGCAGCG GTCTGGCCCCAGTAACTACTATGAACTGTTGGGGGTGCATCCTGGTGCCAGCGCTGAAGAAGTTAAACGAGCTTTCTTCTCCAAGTCCAAAGAG GATAGGTCATGGGAAGGGAGATGAGGGGagtcctgccccaccccagctgcACCCTGACCGGGACCCCAGGAACCCAGCCCTGCACAACCGCTTTGTGGAGCTGAGTGAAGCATACCAAGTGCTGAGCCATGAGCAGAGCCGCCGCAGCTATGACCACCAGCTCCGCTCGGCAGCTTCCCCAAAGTGTCCAGGAACCACAGCCCATCCCAGGTCTGCTCATCAGGCACACAG CAGCTCCTGGGCACCCCCCAATGCAAAATACTGGGCCCAGTTTCATGAAGTGAGGCCTCAGGGACCAGAGTCAAGGCAGCAGCAGCACAAGCACAACCGGCGGGTGCTGGGGTGCTGCCTCCTCATCATGCTGGCAGGCATGGGCCTGCACTATGTTGCCTTCAG GAAGCTGGAACAGATGCATCGTAGCTTCATGGATGAAAAGGATCGGATCATCACAGCCATCTACAATGACACTCGGGCCCGGGCCAG GGCCAACAGAGCCAGGCCCCTGGAGCAACGGCAGGGGCAGCAGCTGCAGCCACCACCCAGGCCTCCTCAAGGCCCCGGGATCgtgcccccccgccccagcccctga
- the VEGFB gene encoding vascular endothelial growth factor B isoform X3, whose protein sequence is MSPLLRRLLLAALLQLAPAQGPVSQPDAPGHQKKVVSWIDVYARATCQPREVVVPLTMELMGTVAKQLVPSCVTVQRCGGCCPDDGLECVPTGQHQVRMQILMIRYPSSQLGEMSLEEHSQCECRPKKPESAVKLDRASTPHHRPQPRSVPGWDPAPGAPSPADITHPTPAPGPSAHAAPSAASALTPGPATAAADAAASSVVKGGA, encoded by the exons ATGAGCCCCCTGCTCCGCCGCCTGCTGCTCGCCGCGCTCCTGCAGCTGGCCCCCGCCCAG GGCCCGGTCTCCCAGCCTGATGCCCCTGGCCATCAGAAGAAAG tggtgTCATGGATAGACGTGTATGCTCGTGCCACCTGCCAGCCGCGGGAGGTGGTGGTGCCCCTGACCATGGAGCTCATGGGCACTGTGGCCAAGCAACTGGTGCCCAGCTGCGTGACGGTGCAGCGCTGTGGCGGCTGCTGCCCTGACGACGGCCTGGAGTGTGTGCCCACTGGGCAGCACCAAGTCCGAATGCAG ATCCTCATGATCCGGTACCCAAGCAGTCAGCTGGGGGAGATGTCCCTGGAAGAACACAGCCAGTGTGAATGCAG ACCAAAAAAACCTGAGAGTGCTGTGAAGCTGGACAG GGCTTCCACTCCCCACCACCGTCCCCAGCCCCGCTCTGTTCCGGGCTGGGACCCTGCCCCCGGAGCACCCTCCCCAGCTGACATCACCCATCCCActccagccccaggcccctcTGCCCACGCTGCCCCCAGCGCCGCCAGCGCCCTGACCCCCGGACCTGCCACTGCCGCTGCCGACGCCGCAGCTTCCTCCGTTGTCAAGGGCGGGGCTTAG
- the DNAJC4 gene encoding dnaJ homolog subfamily C member 4 isoform X2 — translation MCGGGASPLVRTFRPVGVVWVSKPMRVWTRGLNRSRKRRPPRGVSARLPSCCPCACAGCGPTALPLGSSQRPPGSGLAPVTTMNCWGCILVPALKKLNELSSPSPKRIGHGKGDEGSPAPPQLHPDRDPRNPALHNRFVELSEAYQVLSHEQSRRSYDHQLRSAASPKCPGTTAHPRSAHQAHSSWAPPNAKYWAQFHEVRPQGPESRQQQHKHNRRVLGCCLLIMLAGMGLHYVAFRKLEQMHRSFMDEKDRIITAIYNDTRARARANRARPLEQRQGQQLQPPPRPPQGPGIVPPRPSP, via the exons ATGTGCGGGGGCGGGGCTTCGCCGCTGGTCCGCACCTTCAGGCCCGTGGGCGTGGTCTGGGTGTCTAAGCCAATGAGAGTGTGGACGCGGGGCCTGAATAGGAGCAGGAAACGGCGGCCGCCGAGGGGGGTCT CTGCCCGCCTGCCTTCATGCTGCCCCTGCGCCTGCGCCGGCTGTGGCCCCACAGCCCTCCCACTCGGTTCTTCGCAGCGGCCGCCCGGCAGCG GTCTGGCCCCAGTAACTACTATGAACTGTTGGGGGTGCATCCTGGTGCCAGCGCTGAAGAAGTTAAACGAGCTTTCTTCTCCAAGTCCAAAGAG GATAGGTCATGGGAAGGGAGATGAGGGGagtcctgccccaccccagctgcACCCTGACCGGGACCCCAGGAACCCAGCCCTGCACAACCGCTTTGTGGAGCTGAGTGAAGCATACCAAGTGCTGAGCCATGAGCAGAGCCGCCGCAGCTATGACCACCAGCTCCGCTCGGCAGCTTCCCCAAAGTGTCCAGGAACCACAGCCCATCCCAGGTCTGCTCATCAGGCACACAG CTCCTGGGCACCCCCCAATGCAAAATACTGGGCCCAGTTTCATGAAGTGAGGCCTCAGGGACCAGAGTCAAGGCAGCAGCAGCACAAGCACAACCGGCGGGTGCTGGGGTGCTGCCTCCTCATCATGCTGGCAGGCATGGGCCTGCACTATGTTGCCTTCAG GAAGCTGGAACAGATGCATCGTAGCTTCATGGATGAAAAGGATCGGATCATCACAGCCATCTACAATGACACTCGGGCCCGGGCCAG GGCCAACAGAGCCAGGCCCCTGGAGCAACGGCAGGGGCAGCAGCTGCAGCCACCACCCAGGCCTCCTCAAGGCCCCGGGATCgtgcccccccgccccagcccctga